From Numida meleagris isolate 19003 breed g44 Domestic line chromosome 4, NumMel1.0, whole genome shotgun sequence, the proteins below share one genomic window:
- the SPINK2 gene encoding serine protease inhibitor Kazal-type 2, whose amino-acid sequence MAAQLTMRILLLVVLAGLFLCPGAAASFPPACDKYSRLPGCPRDYSPVCGTDGKTYANECVLCLSNSEENKNVQIYKNGIC is encoded by the exons ATGGCGGCGCAGCTGACGATGCGCATCCTGCTGCTCGTTGTCCTCGCCG GGCTCTTCTTGTGCCCCGGAGCTGCCGCCAGCTTCCCG CCGGCGTGTGACAAGTACAGCCGTCTGCCTGGATGTCCGAGGGACTACAGCCCAGTCTGTGGGACTGATGGAAAGACCTACGCCAATGAATGCGTGCTCTGCCTTTCCAACAG tgaagaaaataagaatgtcCAAATTTACAAGAATGGAATATGCTGA